The Caenorhabditis elegans chromosome II genome has a segment encoding these proteins:
- the cya-2 gene encoding Cyclin-like domain-containing protein (Confirmed by transcript evidence) — protein sequence MRTILIDWFSDAVREYISRKEAVHLAASLVDRALPMFNIDKMRFQLVGITSMRIAVKYEEIFPPILSNTRHSFDGAILYWKVRLHRRNAHTILDRIMLCTENELGVCRQLLTQGFATSYPSLA from the exons ATGCGAACAATTCTCATCGATTGGTTCAGCGATGCCGTGAGAGAGTACATTTCCCGAAAGGAAGCAGTTCATCTCGCGGCGAGCCTCGTGGATCGTGCTCTTCCAATGTTCAACATTGATAAAATGCGATTTCAACTGGTTGGAATCACGTCGATGAGGATCGCAGT aaaatacgaGGAAATCTTTCCACCTATCCTATCGAATACCCGACATTCTTTTGATGGAGCGATTCTTTATTGGAAAGTTCGACTTCATCGTCGCAATGCCCACACCATCTTGGATCGGATCATGCTTTGCACAGAGAATGAACTCGGCGTTTGCCGCCAGCTTCTTACCCAAGGCTTCGCAACTTCTTACCCGAGCCTtgcctaa
- the bath-21 gene encoding BTB domain-containing protein (Partially confirmed by transcript evidence) — MVKKEFQLTHIFKNVSKLKVGKFAWTPMKEHFNVSWQIAITRTHFRNEEKMEIQVGCQKLTKDDVPAGVEGEFTIKLTNSSGISTSKSSRLKLVKNGGLGFLKIVWKVMQDEYLIDDSIIIEATVKITKMTGISKKPLKCFDQSKEKFSDVILAVGDQKFFVLRKFLASHSTFFESRFLGNFDEADKSEVTLRDIDSADFQNLLEVLYGEPAIDDDTVDGILHLAHMYDIPLPIRKCEEFLIEVSEKSMKDQLVLAKQYQLEKLKVKKKT, encoded by the exons ATGGTCAAAAAGGAATTCCAGCTCAcccacattttcaaaaatgtatcgaAATTGAAAGTGGGCAAATTTGCATGGACTCCGATGAAAGAGCATTTCAATGTATCATG gcaaatcgccATTACCCGCACTCATTTCCGCAATGaggagaaaatggaaattcaagtcggttgtcaaaaattgacgaaagACGATGTTCCCGCGGGAGTTGAAGGAGAATTCACCATAAAACTCACTAATTCATCTGGAATAAGTACATCGAAATCTAGTAGATTGAAACTAGTAAAAAATGGTGGACTTGGATTCCTTAAAATTGTGTGGAAAGTAATGCAAGATGAATACCTTATCGATGACAGTATTATCATTGAGGCAACTGTCAAGATCACCAAGATGACAGGGATCTCTAAGAAACCGCTCAAATGCTTTGATCAGTCAaaggaaaaattttctgatgtGATTTTGGCAGTTGGAGACCAAAAGTTCTTTGTTCTCAGAAAG ttcCTTGCCTCCCACTCCACCTTCTTCGAGTCCCGGtttcttggaaatttcgaTGAAGCTGATAAATCCGAGGTTACACTCCGAGACATCGATTCCGCCGACTTTCAGAATCTTCTAGAGGTTCTGTACGGAGAGCCTGCTATAGATG atGACACGGTTGACGGGATTCTCCACTTGGCCCACATGTACGATATTCCGCTTCCGATTCGGAAATGCGAAGAGTTTCTGATCGAagtatctgaaaaatcgatgaaagaTCAGCTTGTGCTTGCCAAGCAATACCAACTGGAGAAGTTGAAAGTAAAGAAGAAAACGTGA
- the bath-1 gene encoding BTB domain-containing protein (Confirmed by transcript evidence), translated as MVKKEFHLTHTFKNVSKLEDGKTLYGPEEEHFNIPWQLSFCRKEEFVGVFLRCLRPTDGIVPWEINADCILKLTSSAGKCLSHSSTYIFQSIGGFGRRKFVSWDTLVKDHLVNDSIIMEATVMITKMTGISKKKLRSFEKSEEQFSDVVLAVEDKKFFVLRKFLASHSSYFKSLLLGTFAEADKSEIKHEAINSIDFQNFLEVLYGEPVIDDDDVEGILHLAHMYDVPVAIRKCEEFLIEKSEKSMRDQLEIAKKYQLDNLKKSCLSKVNTVEEIKAALMCDLADMDPTVVAALFRKSLALL; from the exons ATGGTCAAAAAGGAGTTTCATCTCACTCACACGTTCAAAAATGTATCCAAATTGGAAGATGGAAAAACTCTTTATGGTCCCGAAGAAGAACATTTCAATATTCCATG gcaattgTCATTCTGTCGCAAAGAAGAATTTGTTGGTGTCTTCCTCCGTTGTCTGAGACCAACCGATGGCATCGTACCCTGGGAAATCAACGCTGATTGCATCTTGAAACTAACTTCCTCGGCGGGAAAATGCCTGTCACACAGTTCTacctacatttttcaaagtatagGCGGATTTGGCCGACGTAAGTTCGTCAGTTGGGATACCCTAGTGAAGGATCACCTGGTTAATGACAGTATCATCATGGAAGCAACTGTCATGATCACCAAAATGACAGGGATCTCGAAGAAAAAGCTGAGAAGCTTCGAGAAATCTGAGGAACAATTTTCCGATGTGGTTCTTGCAGTTGAAGACAAAAAGTTCTTCGTTCTCAGAAAA ttCCTCGCTTCCCACTCTTCATATTTCAAGTCTCTTCTTCTCGGAACATTCGCGGAAGCTGATAAATCGGAGATCAAACATGAAGCCATCAATTccatcgattttcagaattttctggagGTTCTGTATGGTGAACCGGTTATCGATG atgatgaCGTGGAAGGAATTCTTCACTTGGCCCACATGTACGATGTACCTGTTGCAATTCGAAAATGCGAAGAGTTTCTgatcgaaaaatctgaaaaatcgatgaggGATCAACTTGAAATCGCCAAGAAATATCAGCTGGACAATTTGAAA aagtcttGTCTCTCCAAAGTGAATACAGTCGAGGAGATCAAAGCGGCATTGATGTGCGATTTGGCCGACATGGATCCGACTGTGGTGGCGGCTCTTTTCCGTAAATCGTTGGCTcttctttga
- the bath-3 gene encoding BTB domain-containing protein (Confirmed by transcript evidence), with amino-acid sequence MVATNKEFQLFHTYKNVSKLEDEGTLLSPSEEHFNVQWYMAVSHKKEDMAVYLHCNILGQTEETWCINAEFEFTLKNSCGKRSTEKTTVKFTNLENIVYGWKKFISWEMLAKDYIIDDIIIAEATVKVTNMTGILKKKLRSFEKSEEEFSDVVLAVEDEKFHVLKKFLASHSTYFNALLLGNFKEAEISEVALKDIDSTDFQNLLEVLYGEPAIDEDTIEGILHLAHMYDMPFPTRKCEEFLIDFSEKPIKEKLKVAKKYQLENLKKSCLMKISTIDEIKAALAGDSTEMDVAVLAALLEKTLTFH; translated from the exons atggTCGCCACAAACAAGGAATTCCAGCTCTTCCAcacttacaaaaatgtatcgAAATTAGAGGACGAAGGAACTCTTCTGAGCCCAAGTGAAGAGCATTTCAACGTTCAAtg gtatatGGCAGTTTCTCACAAGAAAGAAGACATGGCAGTCTATCTACACTGCAATATACTGGGACAAACTGaagaaacatggtgcatcaatgCCGAATTCGAATTTACGCTGAAAAATTCTTGCGGAAAACGATCTACGGAAAAAACCACCGttaaattcacaaatttggAGAATATCGTCTACGGATGGAAGAAATTTATTAGTTGGGAGATGCTGGCGAAGGATTACATAATTGATGATATTATTATTGCTGAGGCAACTGTTAAGGTCACCAATATGACTGGAATTCTCAAGAAAAAGCTGAGAAGCTTCGAGAAATCCGAGGAAGAATTTTCCGATGTAGTTCTCGCTGTTGAAGATGAAAAGTTCCATGTTTTGAAGAAA ttcctgGCCTCCCATTCCACCTATTTCAATGCTCTTCTTCTCGGGAATTTCAAGGAAGCCGAGATTTCAGAAGTCGCGCTCAAGGACATTGATTCCACggattttcagaatctttTGGAGGTTCTGTATGGCGAACCGGCTATTgatg aggaCACCATCGAAGGAATTCTCCATTTGGCCCATATGTACGATATGCCATTTCCAACCCGAAAATGCGAGGAATTcctcatcgatttttctgaaaaaccaaTTAAGGAGAAGCTCAAAGTCGCTAAAAAGTATCAGCTGGAGAATTTGAAg aagtccTGCCTCATGAAAATCAGTACAATCGATGAAATCAAAGCGGCGTTGGCTGGCGATTCGACTGAAATGGATGTGGCTGTGCTGGCGGCTCTTCTCGAGAAAACTCTGacttttcattga
- the bath-5 gene encoding BTB domain-containing protein (Confirmed by transcript evidence), with amino-acid sequence MVATEKKFTLRHIFKNVSQLEDGKYLYSPDEDHFNVDWNMSISHKKEKLGVYFYCYKSEESASAWSIDTEYDLALKNSSGKRISIDFKYKFSTSTGFGTAELVSWDAMIKDYLIDDVIIMEATVKIINLMGIPKKTLRTFDESNEEFSDVILTVEDEKFYVLKQFLASHSSHFKTLFLRKCEEEAEKSEYTLQDINSIDFQNLLEVLHGEPAIDEETVQGIRDLADKYDMPFPTRKCEEFLIDLSEKSIKEKLKIAKQFQLEKLKMHCLSKIETVDHIKAAMTGDPIEMDLSVLAALLGKSLALH; translated from the exons ATGGTCGCCACTGAAAAGAAATTCACGCTCAGGCACATTTTCAAGAATGTATCACAGTTGGAGGACGGAAAATATTTGTATAGTCCCGATGAAGATCATTTCAATGTTGATTG GAATATGTCAATTTCTcacaagaaagaaaaattgggagTATATTTTTATTGCTATAAATCGGAAGAGAGTGCATCCGCGTGGTCCATTGATACTGAATACGATCTTGCACTCAAAAACTCGAGTGGGAAACGAATTTCAATAGATTTTAAGTATAAATTTTCGACCTCAACAGGATTTGGAACTGCTGAATTGGTTAGTTGGGACGCAATGATCAAGGATTACCTGatcgatgacgtcatcatcatGGAAGCCACtgtaaaaatcataaatttgaTGGGAATTCCGAAGAAAACGCTCAGAACATTCGATGAGTCGAACGAGGAGTTTTCCGATGTGATTCTGACTGTCGAAGACGAGAAGTTCTACGTTTTGAAGCAG ttcctcGCCTCTCATTCTTCACACTTCAAGACActctttttgagaaaatgcgaggaagaagctgaaaaatcagaatataCACTTCAGGATATCAACTccatcgattttcagaatcttctAGAGGTGTTGCACGGAGAACCGGCTATCGATG aGGAAACTGTTCAAGGAATTCGTGATTTGGCTGACAAGTACGATATGCCGTTCCCAACTCGCAAATGCGAGGAATTCCTTAtcgatttgtctgaaaaatcgataaaggaGAAGCTTAAAATCGCTAAGCAATTCCAGCTGGAGAAGTTGAAG atgcattgtctctcaaaaatcgaaactgTCGATCATATCAAAGCGGCAATGACAGGCGATCCAATTGAAATGGATTTGAGTGTGCTGGCGGCTCTTCTCGGAAAATCACTGGCTCTTCATTGA
- the btb-4 gene encoding BTB domain-containing protein (Confirmed by transcript evidence), whose product MTEIPIKDVTYEDFCLMLGTIYPRTIFPNDETSEKLLEMADRFLIPAVTNIVEQQLLYNSQMQNEKLIRLADQYQMKMLLNKSTWKVDSLEKVKELIKTLEYEKL is encoded by the exons ATGACTGAGATTCCAATCAAGGATGTTACGTACGAGGACTTTTGCCTGATGCTGGGCACAATCTACCCgagaacaatttttccaaatg atgaaacttCCGAGAAACTTCTCGAAATGGCTGATCGTTTCCTGATTCCAGCTGTAACTAATATTGTGGAACAGCAACTTCTCTACAACAGCCAAatgcaaaatgaaaaactgattCGCTTGGCAGATCAATATCAAATGAAAATGCTTCTCAATAAATCGACTTGGAAGGTGGATTCACTCGAAAAAGTGAAGGAGTTAATCAAAACCTTGGAGTACGAGAAGCTTTAA
- the F59H6.14 gene encoding Integrase (Confirmed by transcript evidence): MEPCRDTNEMISESQKTKLAEKYGEEEVRLVERYLHNSGKSMSLKSYKSTLETRKARCTTDAQKGGIELDPVIWRKIGENKLYWIRRI; the protein is encoded by the exons atggaacCTTGTCGCGATACGAATGAAATG ATTTCCGAGTCTCAAAAGACAAAGCTCGCCGAAAAATacggagaagaagaagtacGACTGGTTGAG AGATATCTTCACAATTCGGGTAAATCGATGAGCTTGAAGAGCTATAAGTCCACGTTGGAGACTCGTAAAGCAAGATGCACAACGGACGCCCAAAAAGGCGGAATAGAACTCGATCCCGTGATATGGAGAAAGATAGGAGAAAACAAGCTCTATTGGATAAGAAGAATTTAG
- the bath-19 gene encoding BTB and MATH domain containing (Product from WormBase gene class bath;~Confirmed by transcript evidence) encodes MLNGIHDYKKEFVLSHTFKNVSKMKIDKSLISPVKKHANFDWYLSINHNGDDLGMYIHCKQSKNDGVIWFIEAEIEMTLDGRFIKSTTKRGEFKFSTNAPFSHGFRKFISWNKCVYRIGDSFNAKVSVKIRKAIGNCKSVLRSFDKSNEIGLEVLIETYWAEYYVMREVLTTQSAYFMDLLKDPGISKVKLDGDDLTEFQNLLEVLHGMPAIDENTVVGILHLATDYKMPLPIQKCEEFLTNKSTKSTNRKLKIASEYRLDSLKVLATHTSYFKDRHVTLQNISAADFQNLLEVIYGESDVEDHTAHAILYLAHKLEMKLIVQKCVDFLLQISESTIHAVIHLACRLQIHRLHQKCANFLSEKSENFNDELTNYQLENLVNNCIEKIDSIDNIKAKLAAGWKDSILLADLLVISLEIY; translated from the exons ATGCTCAACGGAATACACGACTATAAAAAGGAATTTGTGCTCTCCcacacatttaaaaatgtatcaaagatgaaaatcgataaatcttTGATTAGTCCCGTTAAAAAACATGCCAACTTCGATTG gtatCTGTCAATTAATCACAATGGAGATGATTTGGGAATGTACATACACTGCAAGCAATCAAAAAACGACGGTGTCATTTGGTTTATTGAAGCCGAAATCGAAATGACACTCGACGGGCGGTTCATTAAATCCACGACGAAGCGGggcgaattcaaattttcgacaaacGCGCCATTTTCACACGGATTCCGTAAATTTATCAGCTGGAACAAGTGTGTGTACCGGATTGGTGACAGTTTCAACGCAAAAGTCTCCGTAAAGATCCGAAAAGCGAttggaaattgcaaaagtgTGCTGAGAAGCTTTGATAAATCGAATGAAATCGGATTGGAAGTGCTTATTGAAACTTATTGGGCGGAATATTACGTTATGAGAGAG gtgcTAACTACTCAATCTGCATATTTTATGGATCTTCTCAAAGATCCTGGGATTTCGAAAGTGAAGCTAGATGGCGACGATCTTACAGAATTTCAGAATCTTCTGGAGGTTCTGCACGGAATGCCTGCCATTGATG aaaacaccGTCGTCGGAATCCTTCACCTGGCTACCGATTATAAAATGCCACTTCCAATTCAAAAGTGTgaagaatttttgacaaataagAGCACGAAATCCACGAatcgaaaactgaaaattgccaGTGAATACAGGCTGGACAGTTTGAAG GTCTTAGCGACGCATACCAGCTACTTCAAGGATCGCCATGTCACACTTCAGAACATCAGCGCAGCggattttcagaatctttTGGAGGTTATATACGGAGAATCTGACGTTGAAG acCACACCGCCCACGCAATTCTCTACCTGGCTCACAAGCTTGAGATGAAGCTTATAGTCCAAAAATGTGTGgattttttgctccaaatcTCCGAGAGCACGATCCACGCGGTCATTCACTTGGCTTGCAGGCTTCAAATTCATCGTCTACACCAAAAATGCGCGaattttttgagcgaaaaatcggaaaatttcaacgatGAGCTTACGAACTACCAACTGGAGAACCTTGTG aataattgcatcgaaaaaatcgactCAATCGATAATATCAAAGCGAAATTGGCTGCTGGCTGGAAGGATTCAATTTTGTTGGCGGATCTTCTTGTGATATCATTGGAAATTTACTAA
- the bath-20 gene encoding BTB domain-containing protein (Confirmed by transcript evidence), with product MVVANKEFKLSHVFTNVLKMKDGDELYSPQEMHFNIPWMLKIKRNADHLGAYCYCLKLPKDEDGVAWTIDGHFELTALDPNGYRSLSGLPYLDCVFTNKRCSSGRAKFMSWNEMIEDYLINDSITIEVAAKITKMSGVIENLHRFFDKSMKQFSDVVIDVKGTKFYVLRKLLAFHSTYFYTLLGDSTESKVTISDINADDFQTLLEVLYGESAINDSNVDGLLQFALKHEILLAIQKCIEFLSEKSEKPMKDRVKIAKQHKLYNLKKALKD from the exons ATGGTCGTCGCTAACAAGGAATTCAAGCTTTCGCACGTTTTCACaaatgtattgaaaatgaaagacGGTGATGAATTGTATTCTCCACAAGAAATGCATTTCAATATCCCATG gatgctgaaaattaaacgcAATGCTGATCATTTGGGAGCCTACTGCTATTGCCTCAAACTGCCAAAAGATGAAGATGGTGTCGCCTGGACCATTGATGGACATTTTGAACTGACAGCCCTTGATCCAAATGGCTATCGCTCCCTGTCCGGTCTGCCCTATTTGGACTGTGTGTTTACAAATAAAAGGTGTAGCAGTGGACGTGCAAAGTTTATGAGTTGGAATGAAATGATAGAGGACTACCTGATCAATGACAGCATTACCATTGAAGTGGCTGCCAAAATCACGAAGATGTCTGGAGTGATTGAAAATCTGCACAGATTCTTTGATAAATCAATGAAACAATTCTCCGATGTGGTTATTGACGTGAAAGGAACAAAGTTCTATGTCCTCAGAAAG ctgctCGCCTTCCACTCAACTTATTTCTACACCCTTCTCGGGGATTCTACTGAATCGAAAGTCACAATCTCTGACATCAACGCAGATGATTTTCAGACACTTCTTGAGGTTCTCTACGGAGAATCTGCGATTAAtg acagTAATGTCGATGGATTACTCCAATTTGCTCTCAAGCATGAGATTCTGCTCGCAATCCAGAAATGCATCGAGTTTCTCagcgaaaaatccgaaaaaccaATGAAGGATCGAGTCAAAATCGCGAAGCAGCACAAACTGTACAATTTGAAG aaagcattaaaggattaa